The following are encoded together in the Geobacter sulfurreducens PCA genome:
- a CDS encoding DUF6448 family protein, producing MNRKTIVIPALYLTLLSAGVTLSAGSARAHCDTMDGPVIQDARIALKKNDVTPVLKWVREKDEPTVRASFKEAVAAAQKGTKAKEAAEHRFFTSLVKVHRTAEGAPFTGLKPAGTVEPPVAAADEALASGSSTELVKIVTDAVAAGIRERFDRVVEAKKHKDESVAAGRKYVAAYVEYTHYVERLHQAAEGHAAHHGGPTGTKAPHGHGDAHVSHGH from the coding sequence ATGAACAGGAAGACCATTGTTATCCCCGCCCTTTATCTAACCCTTCTCTCCGCCGGGGTCACCCTGTCCGCCGGCAGCGCCCGGGCCCACTGCGACACCATGGACGGCCCGGTCATCCAGGATGCCCGTATCGCCCTGAAGAAGAACGACGTCACCCCGGTCCTCAAATGGGTCCGGGAGAAGGATGAGCCCACGGTCCGCGCTTCCTTCAAAGAAGCCGTAGCCGCAGCGCAGAAGGGGACGAAGGCGAAGGAGGCGGCCGAGCACCGCTTTTTCACCTCGCTGGTGAAGGTCCACCGGACCGCAGAAGGGGCTCCCTTTACCGGGCTCAAACCCGCCGGCACGGTGGAGCCCCCGGTGGCGGCGGCCGATGAGGCCCTGGCGTCGGGGTCATCGACCGAACTCGTGAAGATCGTCACCGATGCGGTTGCCGCCGGTATCCGCGAGCGCTTCGACCGGGTTGTCGAGGCGAAGAAGCACAAGGACGAGAGCGTGGCGGCCGGCCGGAAGTACGTGGCAGCCTACGTGGAGTACACTCACTACGTGGAGCGCCTCCACCAGGCCGCGGAAGGACACGCCGCCCACCATGGCGGTCCGACCGGGACGAAGGCGCCTCACGGCCACGGCGATGCCCATGTGAGCCACGGCCACTGA